TTGCTTTTGCGGGGTTTCAGGTCGTCAAACTCGGTTTCCCAGAAGCGAATCAGCGACGGGGCCACGTCGAACTGCGCCGCCACCTCGCCAATGGTGTAGTACTGCTTCTCGATGTCGCGCTCTTTGTAGGGCATATGGGTAAAAGCGGGAACTGGCCCGCCCGGTATGTAGGAGTGAATTGGGTGCGAAACACCCAACGCAAGGCGGGCAAGCGTCCAGGCCCTACGATTTACGAACCTAACTGGCTACTTTTGCCGGAAGGCCCCTCCGTTGATCTGCGAAGACGACGGAAGCCGAAAAGTAGCCAAAAACCCGGCCGTTGCCAATTCTGAGGTCAGCAGCCTAGGCTCAGCAACGAAACCCCACATCACAACGCGAATCAGCATCGCGCTTTAGCCGCCCATGTCGCTTCCATCAGCCAACCAAGTTCGTCAGCAGTTCCTCGACTTCTTCGCCTCCAAAGGTCACCACATCGTGCCCTCGGCGCCCATCGTGGTGAAGGACGACCCCACGCTGATGTTTATCAACTCGGGCATGGCCCCGTTCAAGGATTACTTCCTGGGCAACAAGCCAGCGCCTTATGCCCGCATTGCCGATACCCAGAAGTGCCTGCGCGTGAGCGGCAAGCACAACGACCTGGAAGAAGTAGGCTACGACACCTACCACCACACCATGTTCGAGATGCTGGGCAACTGGTCGTTTGGCGACTACTTCAAGAAAGAAGCCATTGCCTGGGCCTGGGAGCTGCTAACGGAGGTATACAAGCTGCCGAAAGACCGCCTGTACGTTACCTACTTTGAGGGCGACAAAGGCGACAACCTAGGGGCCGACACCGAGACCCAGGGCCTCTGGCGCCAGTACACCTCGGAGGACCGCATTTTGCCCGGCAACAAGAAGGATAACTTCTGGGAAATGGGCGACACCGGCCCCTGCGGCCCCTGCACCGAAATCCACATCGACCTGCGCGACGAGGCCGAAGTGGCCCAGAAAAGCGGCGCCGAGCTGGTGAATGCCGACCACCCGCAGGTGGTGGAAATCTGGAACAACGTGTTCATGGAGTTCCAGCGCAAAGCCGATGGCTCGCTCGAGAAGCTACCTGCTCAGCACGTGGATACCGGAATGGGCTTCGAGCGCCTGATGATGGCCGTGTCGGGCGTGAAGTCGAACTACGACACCGACGTGTTCCAGCCGCTGATTCAGTTCATCGCCTCGGAAGCCAACGTGAAGTACACCGGCGCGATGGAGCCAACCGACATTGCCATCCGGGTAATTGCCGACCACATCCGCACCATTTCATTTGCTATTTCCGACGGGCAGCTGCCCTCCAACGTGAAGGCCGGCTACGTTATCCGCCGCATTCTGCGACGGGCTGTGCGCTACGCTTTTACGTTCCTCAACTTCAAGCAACCCTTCCTGTACAAAGTGGTGCCCGTGCTGGCCGACCACATGCGCTCGATCTTCCCCGAGCTGAAGCAGCAGCAGCAGTTTGTGCAGCGCGTGATTGAGGAGGAGGAAATTGCCTTCCTGAAGACCTTAGAGAACGGCCTGCGCCGCCTCGATGCCTTGGAGGAATCGTTCCGGCAGCAGGGCAACCTCATCGACGGCAAGACGGCGTTTGAGCTGTACGACACCTTCGGTTTCCCGCTCGACCTTACGGCACTCATCGCCCGCGAGAAAAATCTGACCATCGACGAGAAAGGCTTTGCCGTGGAGATGGAGCAGCAGAAAAACCGGTCGCGCCGCGCCGCCGAGCAGGAGCAGAGCGACTGGGTAATTGTGCACCCCTCGGAGGAGCAGCCGCGCTTTGTGGGCTACGATGCCATTACGGCCGAAGCCCGCATTTTGCGCTACCGCCAGGTTACGCAGAAAGGCAAAACCGAGTACCACGTGGTGCTCGACCAAACGCCGTTCTACGCCGAGTCGGGTGGACAGGTGGGCGACACAGGCTACCTCGAGACCCCGCTTTCGAAGGTGCGCGTGATTGACACCCGCAAGGAAAACGACCTCATCGTGCACACCGTGCTCGATTTGCCGCAGGACCTGGAAGCGCCCGTGGAAGCCAAAGTTGACGAGGCCCGCCGCCAGCTGATCCGCAAAAACCACTCGGCTACTCACCTCATGCACGCGGCCCTGCGCCACGTGCTGGGTGACCACGTGGCGCAGCGCGGCTCGCTGGTAAACGACAAGCTGCTGCGCTTCGACTTCTCGCACTTCTCCAAAGTAACCGACGACCAACTGCGCGAGGTGGAGCACATTGTAAACCAACGCATTCGCCAGCAAATCCAGCTGGGCGAGGAGCGCAACGTGCCCATCGACGAAGCCCGTTCGCGCGGCGCCATGGCCTTGTTCGGCGAGAAGTACGGCGACAGCGTGCGTGTTATCACCTTCGATCCGGAGTACTCCGTGGAACTCTGCGGCGGCATCCACGTGCCGAACACCGGCGAAATCGGCTTCTTCAAAATTACCTCGGAGTCGGCCGTGGGGGCCGGCGTGCGCCGCGTGGAGGCCGTAACGGCCGACCTGGCCGAGCGCTACGTGGAGGAGCAGATGGAC
The sequence above is drawn from the Hymenobacter sp. YIM 151858-1 genome and encodes:
- the alaS gene encoding alanine--tRNA ligase: MSLPSANQVRQQFLDFFASKGHHIVPSAPIVVKDDPTLMFINSGMAPFKDYFLGNKPAPYARIADTQKCLRVSGKHNDLEEVGYDTYHHTMFEMLGNWSFGDYFKKEAIAWAWELLTEVYKLPKDRLYVTYFEGDKGDNLGADTETQGLWRQYTSEDRILPGNKKDNFWEMGDTGPCGPCTEIHIDLRDEAEVAQKSGAELVNADHPQVVEIWNNVFMEFQRKADGSLEKLPAQHVDTGMGFERLMMAVSGVKSNYDTDVFQPLIQFIASEANVKYTGAMEPTDIAIRVIADHIRTISFAISDGQLPSNVKAGYVIRRILRRAVRYAFTFLNFKQPFLYKVVPVLADHMRSIFPELKQQQQFVQRVIEEEEIAFLKTLENGLRRLDALEESFRQQGNLIDGKTAFELYDTFGFPLDLTALIAREKNLTIDEKGFAVEMEQQKNRSRRAAEQEQSDWVIVHPSEEQPRFVGYDAITAEARILRYRQVTQKGKTEYHVVLDQTPFYAESGGQVGDTGYLETPLSKVRVIDTRKENDLIVHTVLDLPQDLEAPVEAKVDEARRQLIRKNHSATHLMHAALRHVLGDHVAQRGSLVNDKLLRFDFSHFSKVTDDQLREVEHIVNQRIRQQIQLGEERNVPIDEARSRGAMALFGEKYGDSVRVITFDPEYSVELCGGIHVPNTGEIGFFKITSESAVGAGVRRVEAVTADLAERYVEEQMDLLAQVREALGNPQHLIPSIQKLSEEVATLRKQLEQAEVQQLGQLKDQLAGQVKALGGVNFLAAKVPARSADAVKKLAYDLRQVVPNLVLVLGAEIEGKPQLAVMLDDELAKGGKLNASHLVRELAKDIQGGGGGQPFFATAGGKNAAGLDAAIGKAETLVAGLLG